In the genome of Anas platyrhynchos isolate ZD024472 breed Pekin duck chromosome 23, IASCAAS_PekinDuck_T2T, whole genome shotgun sequence, one region contains:
- the SLC4A5 gene encoding electrogenic sodium bicarbonate cotransporter 4 isoform X1, giving the protein MLEDEDGLSERGLSSSRRRYDDEEDYHSIYIGVPVPRGYRRKRRRRRSASSRDRASESERHYEQQERSDTDDGGHGCYESGNDNASRTMSPAAERLRYILGDDDEPPNPTLFTEMDTLQHDGEEMEWKESARWIKFEEKVEEGGERWSKPHVSTLSLHSLFELRTCLQTGTVLLDLDGYSLPQIIDDVIEKQIEDGLLKPELREKISYVLLRKHRHQTKKPIHRSLADIGKSVSSNTNRSPVRSPAAGATFHRSTEDLRMRQSTSYGRLRHAQSRSMNDISDTPSTDQLKNKFIKKIPKDAEASNVLVGEVEFLEKPFVAFVRLLQATMLGGVTEVPVPTRFLFILLGPAGKAKSYNEIGRAIATLMVDDLFSDVAYKARDREDLIAGIDEFLDEVIVLPPGEWDPNIRIEPPKKVPSAEKRKSVFSLNEVGQMNGTAGGAGAGSGGGGSDDGEMPEVHEIGEELAWTGRFCGGLYLDIKRKLPWFPSDFYEGFHIQSISAILFIYLGCITNAITFGGLLGDATDNYQGVMESFLGTAMAGSMFCLFAGQPLIILSSTGPILIFEKLLFDFSKGNGIDYMEFRLWIGLHSALQCLILVATDASFIIKYITRFTEEGFSTLISFIFIYDAIKKMIGAFKYYPINSDFKPDYVTMYKCECVAPDPANMTLFDASAPVAPNTTNISLYNTINLTALDWTQLSKKECLKYGGSLVGKSCKFVPDLALMSFILFFGTYSMTLTLKKFKFSRYFPTKVRAFIADFSNVFSILLFCGVDACFGLDTPKLHIPSIIKPTRVDRGWFVFPFGKNPWWVYLASALPALLVTILIFMDQQITAVIVNRKEHKLRKAAGYHLDLFWVGILMAVCSFMGLPWYVAATVISIAHIDSLKMETETSAPGEQPQFLGVREQRVTGIIVFVLTGISVFLAPILKYIPMPVLYGVFLYMGVASLNGIQFWDRCKLFLMPAKHQPDYVFLRHVPLRRIHLFTLVQIVCLAVLWILKSTVAAIIFPVMILALILVRRLLDFVFSQHDLAWIDNIIPEKEKKKEDDKKKKKKGNKGDSSSDEEERGPPPGALRSDSSPNGSDLDRSITLHLKISCPSSPAFNYSRNPICAVPQVKIEMESDYEDTDTEKPPRDMGSETTL; this is encoded by the exons TGTCACCGGCTGCTGAACGCCTCCGCTACATCCTGGGTGATGATGATGAGCCTCCCAACCCCACACTCTTCACAGAGATGGACACACTGCAGCATGATGGTGAGGAGATGGAATGGAAAGAGTCAGCCAG GTGGATaaagtttgaagaaaaagttGAGGAAGGCGGGGAAAGGTGGAGCAAACCCCACGTGTCCACATTGTCTTTGCACAGCCTCTTTGAGCTGCGGACATGTCTACAGACAGGAACAGTGCTCCTGGACCTAGATGGCTACTCTTTACCCCAGATCATAG ATGATGTCATTGAGAAGCAGATTGAGGATGGTCTGCTCAAACCTGAGCTGCGGGAAAAGATAAGCTATGTGCTCCTCAGGAAGCACCGTCACCAAACCAAGAAGCCAATCCATAGGTCCTTGGCTGACATCGGCAAGTCTGTCTCCTCTAACACGA ACCGCAGCCCTGTCCGGAGCCCAGCTGCTGGCGCCACCTTCCACCGCTCCACTGAGGACCTGAGGATGCGGCAGAGCACAAGCTACGGCCGCCTGC GCCATGCACAAAGTCGAAGCATGAATGATATCTCAGACACACCAAGCACTGACCAG CTGAAGAACAAGTTCATCAAGAAGATCCCCAAGGATGCAGAAGCCTCCAATGTGCTGGTAGGAGAAGTGGAATTCCTAGAGAAACCCTTTGTGGCTTTCGTGCGGCTCCTCCAGGCAACAATGCTAGGAGGGGTGACAGAGGTGCCCGTCCCGACCAG ATTCCTCTTTATTCTCCTGGGCCCTGCAGGAAAAGCCAAATCCTACAACGAGATTGGCAGAGCCATTGCAACCCTCATGGTGGATGAT CTCTTCAGCGATGTTGCCTACAAAGCCCGGGACAGAGAAGACCTGATTGCTGGCATCGATGAATTTCTGGATGAAGTCATCGTTCTGCCACCTGGCGAATGGGACCCCAATATTAGGATTGAGCCACCAAAAAAAGTGCCCTCAGCTGAGAAGAG GAAATCAGTTTTCTCGCTGAACGAAGTGGGGCAGATGAACGGCACAGCTGGTGGGGCAGGTGCTGGGAGCGGCGGAGGAGGCAGTGATGATGGGGAGATGCCTGAAGTGCATGAAATCGGGGAAGAGCTTGCATGGACTGGCAG GTTTTGTGGTGGCCTCTATTTGGATATCAAAAGGAAGCTGCCCTGGTTCCCAAGCGACTTCTATGAAGGTTTTCATATCCAGTCCATCTCTGCCATTTTGTTCATCtacctgggctgcatcaccaATGCCATCACATTTGGGGGCTTGCTTGGAGATGCTACAGACAACTACCAG ggtgtcaTGGAGAGCTTCCTTGGCACAGCAATGGCGGGCTCCATGTTTTGTCTCTTCGCTGGGCAGCCACTGATTATCCTCAGCAGCACCGGCCCCATCCTCATATTCGAGAAGCTGctctttgacttcagcaa AGGCAACGGCATTGATTACATGGAGTTTCGCCTCTGGATCGGCTTGCACTCTGCTCTACAGTGCCTTATCCTGGTGGCCACTGATGCCAGCTTCATTATAAAGTACATCACACGCTTCACAGAGGAAGGCTTCTCCACCCTCATCAGCTTCATCTTCATCTATGATGCCATCAAGAAGATGATAGGAGCCTTTAAGTATTACCCCATCAATTCAGACTTCAAGCCAGACTATGTGACCATGTACAAGTGCGAGTGTGTTGCTCCTGACCCAG CCAACATGACATTGTTCGATGCTTCAGCTCCAGTAGCACCAAACACCACTAACATTTCTCTG TACAATACTATTAACCTAACAGCTCTGGATTGGACTCAGCTGAGTAAGAAGGAGTGTCTCAAGTATGGTGGCAGCTTAGTGGGGAAATCCTGTAAATTTGTGCCTGATCTGGCCCTCATGTCCTTCATCCTCTTCTTCGGGACCTACTCCATGACAttgacactgaagaaattcAAATTCAGCCGCTACTTCCCCACCAAG GTCAGGGCCTTCATTGCTGATTTTTCCAATGTCTTCTCCATCCTGCTGTTCTGTGGTGTGGATGCCTGTTTTGGACTGGACACCCCAAAGCTGCATATTCCCAGTATCATCAAG CCCACTCGTGTGGACCGAGGGTGGTTCGTGTTTCCCTTTGGGAAGAACCCGTGGTGGGTATACCTTGCAAGTGCGCTGCCTGCCCTCCTCGTTACCATCCTCATCTTCATGGACCAGCAGATCACAGCTGTCATCGTCAACAGGAAGGAGCATAAGTTACGG aaagcagcaggctACCACCTGGACCTGTTCTGGGTTGGCATCCTCATGGCTGTGTGCTCCTTCATGGGGCTGCCCTGGTACGTGGCAGCCACTGTCATCTCCATCGCCCACATCGACAGCTTGAAGATGGAGACAGAGACCAGTGCCccaggggagcagccccagttcCTGGGTGTCAG GGAGCAGAGAGTGACAGGCATCATCGTATTTGTGCTGACAGGGATTTCCGTCTTCCTGGCCCCGATTCTGAAG TACATCCCCATGCCAGTGCTGTATGGCGTCTTTCTGTACATGGGCGTTGCATCACTGAATGGCATCCAG TTTTGGGACCGCTGCAAGCTCTTCCTCATGCCAGCCAAGCACCAGCCCGATTATGTCTTCCTTCGGCATGTGCCACTACGCCGCATCCACCTCTTCACTCTGGTGCAGATTGTCTGCCTGGCTGTGCTCTGGATCCTCAAATCCACCGTGGCTGCAATCATCTTCCCTGTCATG ATTTTAGCCTTGATCCTGGTGAGGCGACTGCTAGATTTTGTCTTCTCCCAACATGACCTGGCCTGGATTGACAACATCATCcctgagaaggaaaagaagaaagaggatgacaagaagaagaagaagaaaggcaacaaaggagacagcagcagtgaCGAGGAG GAAAGAGGTCCTCCACCTGGAGCTTTGCGTTCTGATTCTTCCCCAAATGGTTCAGATCTGGATCGCAG TATTACGCTTCACCTGAAGATTTCGTGTCCATCGTCTCCTGCATTTAACTACTCACGAAACCCGATTTGCGCTGTGCCCCAGGTGAAGATAGAGATGGAATCAGACTACGAGGACACCGACACTGAAAAGCCACCTCGGGACATGGGCAGTGAGACCACACTATAG
- the SLC4A5 gene encoding electrogenic sodium bicarbonate cotransporter 4 isoform X2: protein MGEKMETIPVSPAAERLRYILGDDDEPPNPTLFTEMDTLQHDGEEMEWKESARWIKFEEKVEEGGERWSKPHVSTLSLHSLFELRTCLQTGTVLLDLDGYSLPQIIDDVIEKQIEDGLLKPELREKISYVLLRKHRHQTKKPIHRSLADIGKSVSSNTNRSPVRSPAAGATFHRSTEDLRMRQSTSYGRLRHAQSRSMNDISDTPSTDQLKNKFIKKIPKDAEASNVLVGEVEFLEKPFVAFVRLLQATMLGGVTEVPVPTRFLFILLGPAGKAKSYNEIGRAIATLMVDDLFSDVAYKARDREDLIAGIDEFLDEVIVLPPGEWDPNIRIEPPKKVPSAEKRKSVFSLNEVGQMNGTAGGAGAGSGGGGSDDGEMPEVHEIGEELAWTGRFCGGLYLDIKRKLPWFPSDFYEGFHIQSISAILFIYLGCITNAITFGGLLGDATDNYQGVMESFLGTAMAGSMFCLFAGQPLIILSSTGPILIFEKLLFDFSKGNGIDYMEFRLWIGLHSALQCLILVATDASFIIKYITRFTEEGFSTLISFIFIYDAIKKMIGAFKYYPINSDFKPDYVTMYKCECVAPDPANMTLFDASAPVAPNTTNISLYNTINLTALDWTQLSKKECLKYGGSLVGKSCKFVPDLALMSFILFFGTYSMTLTLKKFKFSRYFPTKVRAFIADFSNVFSILLFCGVDACFGLDTPKLHIPSIIKPTRVDRGWFVFPFGKNPWWVYLASALPALLVTILIFMDQQITAVIVNRKEHKLRKAAGYHLDLFWVGILMAVCSFMGLPWYVAATVISIAHIDSLKMETETSAPGEQPQFLGVREQRVTGIIVFVLTGISVFLAPILKYIPMPVLYGVFLYMGVASLNGIQFWDRCKLFLMPAKHQPDYVFLRHVPLRRIHLFTLVQIVCLAVLWILKSTVAAIIFPVMILALILVRRLLDFVFSQHDLAWIDNIIPEKEKKKEDDKKKKKKGNKGDSSSDEEERGPPPGALRSDSSPNGSDLDRSITLHLKISCPSSPAFNYSRNPICAVPQVKIEMESDYEDTDTEKPPRDMGSETTL from the exons TGTCACCGGCTGCTGAACGCCTCCGCTACATCCTGGGTGATGATGATGAGCCTCCCAACCCCACACTCTTCACAGAGATGGACACACTGCAGCATGATGGTGAGGAGATGGAATGGAAAGAGTCAGCCAG GTGGATaaagtttgaagaaaaagttGAGGAAGGCGGGGAAAGGTGGAGCAAACCCCACGTGTCCACATTGTCTTTGCACAGCCTCTTTGAGCTGCGGACATGTCTACAGACAGGAACAGTGCTCCTGGACCTAGATGGCTACTCTTTACCCCAGATCATAG ATGATGTCATTGAGAAGCAGATTGAGGATGGTCTGCTCAAACCTGAGCTGCGGGAAAAGATAAGCTATGTGCTCCTCAGGAAGCACCGTCACCAAACCAAGAAGCCAATCCATAGGTCCTTGGCTGACATCGGCAAGTCTGTCTCCTCTAACACGA ACCGCAGCCCTGTCCGGAGCCCAGCTGCTGGCGCCACCTTCCACCGCTCCACTGAGGACCTGAGGATGCGGCAGAGCACAAGCTACGGCCGCCTGC GCCATGCACAAAGTCGAAGCATGAATGATATCTCAGACACACCAAGCACTGACCAG CTGAAGAACAAGTTCATCAAGAAGATCCCCAAGGATGCAGAAGCCTCCAATGTGCTGGTAGGAGAAGTGGAATTCCTAGAGAAACCCTTTGTGGCTTTCGTGCGGCTCCTCCAGGCAACAATGCTAGGAGGGGTGACAGAGGTGCCCGTCCCGACCAG ATTCCTCTTTATTCTCCTGGGCCCTGCAGGAAAAGCCAAATCCTACAACGAGATTGGCAGAGCCATTGCAACCCTCATGGTGGATGAT CTCTTCAGCGATGTTGCCTACAAAGCCCGGGACAGAGAAGACCTGATTGCTGGCATCGATGAATTTCTGGATGAAGTCATCGTTCTGCCACCTGGCGAATGGGACCCCAATATTAGGATTGAGCCACCAAAAAAAGTGCCCTCAGCTGAGAAGAG GAAATCAGTTTTCTCGCTGAACGAAGTGGGGCAGATGAACGGCACAGCTGGTGGGGCAGGTGCTGGGAGCGGCGGAGGAGGCAGTGATGATGGGGAGATGCCTGAAGTGCATGAAATCGGGGAAGAGCTTGCATGGACTGGCAG GTTTTGTGGTGGCCTCTATTTGGATATCAAAAGGAAGCTGCCCTGGTTCCCAAGCGACTTCTATGAAGGTTTTCATATCCAGTCCATCTCTGCCATTTTGTTCATCtacctgggctgcatcaccaATGCCATCACATTTGGGGGCTTGCTTGGAGATGCTACAGACAACTACCAG ggtgtcaTGGAGAGCTTCCTTGGCACAGCAATGGCGGGCTCCATGTTTTGTCTCTTCGCTGGGCAGCCACTGATTATCCTCAGCAGCACCGGCCCCATCCTCATATTCGAGAAGCTGctctttgacttcagcaa AGGCAACGGCATTGATTACATGGAGTTTCGCCTCTGGATCGGCTTGCACTCTGCTCTACAGTGCCTTATCCTGGTGGCCACTGATGCCAGCTTCATTATAAAGTACATCACACGCTTCACAGAGGAAGGCTTCTCCACCCTCATCAGCTTCATCTTCATCTATGATGCCATCAAGAAGATGATAGGAGCCTTTAAGTATTACCCCATCAATTCAGACTTCAAGCCAGACTATGTGACCATGTACAAGTGCGAGTGTGTTGCTCCTGACCCAG CCAACATGACATTGTTCGATGCTTCAGCTCCAGTAGCACCAAACACCACTAACATTTCTCTG TACAATACTATTAACCTAACAGCTCTGGATTGGACTCAGCTGAGTAAGAAGGAGTGTCTCAAGTATGGTGGCAGCTTAGTGGGGAAATCCTGTAAATTTGTGCCTGATCTGGCCCTCATGTCCTTCATCCTCTTCTTCGGGACCTACTCCATGACAttgacactgaagaaattcAAATTCAGCCGCTACTTCCCCACCAAG GTCAGGGCCTTCATTGCTGATTTTTCCAATGTCTTCTCCATCCTGCTGTTCTGTGGTGTGGATGCCTGTTTTGGACTGGACACCCCAAAGCTGCATATTCCCAGTATCATCAAG CCCACTCGTGTGGACCGAGGGTGGTTCGTGTTTCCCTTTGGGAAGAACCCGTGGTGGGTATACCTTGCAAGTGCGCTGCCTGCCCTCCTCGTTACCATCCTCATCTTCATGGACCAGCAGATCACAGCTGTCATCGTCAACAGGAAGGAGCATAAGTTACGG aaagcagcaggctACCACCTGGACCTGTTCTGGGTTGGCATCCTCATGGCTGTGTGCTCCTTCATGGGGCTGCCCTGGTACGTGGCAGCCACTGTCATCTCCATCGCCCACATCGACAGCTTGAAGATGGAGACAGAGACCAGTGCCccaggggagcagccccagttcCTGGGTGTCAG GGAGCAGAGAGTGACAGGCATCATCGTATTTGTGCTGACAGGGATTTCCGTCTTCCTGGCCCCGATTCTGAAG TACATCCCCATGCCAGTGCTGTATGGCGTCTTTCTGTACATGGGCGTTGCATCACTGAATGGCATCCAG TTTTGGGACCGCTGCAAGCTCTTCCTCATGCCAGCCAAGCACCAGCCCGATTATGTCTTCCTTCGGCATGTGCCACTACGCCGCATCCACCTCTTCACTCTGGTGCAGATTGTCTGCCTGGCTGTGCTCTGGATCCTCAAATCCACCGTGGCTGCAATCATCTTCCCTGTCATG ATTTTAGCCTTGATCCTGGTGAGGCGACTGCTAGATTTTGTCTTCTCCCAACATGACCTGGCCTGGATTGACAACATCATCcctgagaaggaaaagaagaaagaggatgacaagaagaagaagaagaaaggcaacaaaggagacagcagcagtgaCGAGGAG GAAAGAGGTCCTCCACCTGGAGCTTTGCGTTCTGATTCTTCCCCAAATGGTTCAGATCTGGATCGCAG TATTACGCTTCACCTGAAGATTTCGTGTCCATCGTCTCCTGCATTTAACTACTCACGAAACCCGATTTGCGCTGTGCCCCAGGTGAAGATAGAGATGGAATCAGACTACGAGGACACCGACACTGAAAAGCCACCTCGGGACATGGGCAGTGAGACCACACTATAG